In Candidatus Dependentiae bacterium, the DNA window ACTTCAAGCTGCCAAGGTCTATACTTTGCTGTGTGCAAAGAGCCTCCAGAATTATGAGTTTCAAGTCTTTGTTCAAAGTCTGTCGAGTATCCAGCATAGACAATATCTGGCCATTTTATTGATCGAATAAGGTATACATAAAACATATTTAATTTTATAAAAATTTTGAATTATTTTAATTAAGCCCGTCTTCGCTTTCAGCTTCGGTCGGG includes these proteins:
- a CDS encoding GIY-YIG nuclease family protein, whose translation is MFYVYLIRSIKWPDIVYAGYSTDFEQRLETHNSGGSLHTAKYRPWQLEVCLCFNDEAKAKLFEKYLKTQSGRALAKKRFL